The DNA window CCTTCGGCTTTGCCGTGCTCCTGGAATGGAACAATATCTACTACGAGCAGCGCCAGCCCCTGATGGGCGGAAAGAAGACCTACGTCCGCCTGGGGGCCGTGCAGTGGCAGATGCGCCTTTTTGAAGATTTTGACGACTTCACCCAGCAGGTGGAGTTTTTCGTGGATACCGTGGCCCGGTACAATGCGGACATCGTCCTTTTTCCCGAGCTGTTCAACGCCCCGCTGATCTCCAAGTTCGACCAGGAGCACGCCTCCGAGGCCATGCGCTCCCTGGCCGACTACACCGAGCCCCTGCGCCAGGAGCTGATCAACATGGCCCTGGCCTACAACATCAACATCATCTCCGGCAGCGTTCCGGAGTACCGGGACAACCAGCTGTTCAACGTCTGCTTCCTCTGCCGCCGGGACGGGACCTGGGACAAGCAGTACAAGCTGCACATCACCCCGGAAGAGCGCCAGAGCTGGGGCCTGCGCGGCGGAGACACCCTGACCGCTTTTGAAACCGACGTGGGCCGGATCGGCATCCTTATCTGCTACGACATCGAGTTTCCGGAGCTGTCCCGGATCCTGGTCGATCAGGGCATCAACATCCTCCTGGTCCCCTTCTGGACCGACACCAAGAACGCCTACCTCCGGGTCCGCCGCTGCGCCCAGGCCCGGGCCATCGAGAACGAGTGCTATGTGGCCATCTCCGGAAGCGTGGGCAACATCCCCAGGGTGGAAAACATGGATATCCAGTACTCCCAGGCGGCCATCTTCACCCCGTCCGACTTCGCCTTTCCCCACGACGCTATCGCCGCTGAGGCCACCCCGAACACGGAGATGACCCTGATCGCCGACCTGGACCTGGATCTGCTCAAGGACCTGCGCCAGACCGGCAGCGTGCGCAACATGCTCAACCGCAGGCTGGACTTGTACAACCTGACTTGGGTCAGGAGGTGATGGAGGGGCTGGGTTATAAGTTATCAGTTATCAGTTATTAGTTGTCTCTTGACAGCACAACAAGGACAGATCGTGATTCCAAGGCTTTGTTCCCCGGACCGCCAGGCGCCTGCCTGGCTCTTTCAAGACGTGATCACGGCAGAACGCAAACTGGAATAAATATACGCCAAGCCCCCGGACAAGGCGGTTACCGTCCCCCCTTGAGGGGGGAATCCAAGGGGGGTGTTCTCTTTTTTTATCGTTCCCACGCTCTGCGTGGGAACTCTTTTGGACGCTCCGGCGTCCAGAAAGAGACCGCGGGAGCGGTCAGGAAAGCTCCCACGCAGAGCGTGGGAGCTATAAGTAATCGCATGGCTCTTTGCAGGCGTTTGTTGTACCCAAACTGTCGCTGTAGTGATAATTTTTGTCCCCATAAAGGCACCCGATGATCCATACTGAAATCCTGGCCACCGGGGATGAACTCCGCAGCGGCGCCCTGGTGGACACCAACTCGGCCTGGCTCTCCAGCCGGCTGGAGGAGAGCGGTCTGGCCGTGCGCCGGCATATCTGCGTGGGTGATGCGCTCAGTGATCTGACCGCCGCGCTTGCGGAGATGAGTTCCAGGGCGGAGGTGGTCCTGGTTACCGGAGGCCTGGGGCCCACCCCGGATGACTTGAGCGCACAGGCGGCCGCCAAGCTCCTGGACACAGAGCTGGAGCTGTGCGCTGAGGCCCTGGAGCAGGTCAAGGCCTTTTTCCGCTCCATTGGCCGGGACATGCCGGAGTCCAACCGGCGGCAGGCCATGCTGCCCCGGGGAGCGCAGATGCTGCCCAATCCCCTGGGCACAGCTCCGGGGTTTTCCTGTGTTTGCACCGGCTGCGTCCTGTACTTTCTGCCCGGCGTTCCCCAGGAAATGCGCCGGATGTACACCCAGACGGTCCAGCCCGATCTTGTCCGCCGCTTCCGGAACCGGCTTGAGCCCAACTCGACCCGCACCCTGTCCGCCTTCGGAATCAGCGAATCCGGCGCCGCGAGCGCTCTGCAGGATCTTGGCCGAAAGTTCCCGGACCTTACCCTCGGGTTCCGGGTCCATTTCCCGGAAGTCCAGATCAAGCTCACGGCCAGGGGGAACAGCCGGGATGTCCATCCCCTCCTCGACCGGGCCGCGGCCTGGGTTCAAGCCAGGATCGGAGAGTACATCTTCAGCGCCACGGGACAGCCCATTGCCCGCGTGGTGGAGGACCTGCTGCGCAGCCGTTCGTCCACTTTAGCCGTTGCCGAGAGCTGCACAGGCGGACTCATCAGCCACTGGCTGACCGAGATTCCCGGCAGCTCGGACATCTTCGCCCTGTCCGCAGTAACCTACGCCAATGAGGCCAAAACCCGCATCCTGGGTGTTGCCGAAGAGACCCTGCAGCGTCACGGCGCAGTCTCCGAGGAAGTGGCCAGAGAGATGGCCCGAGGCGTGCGCCTGGCCGGCAGAGCCGGCCTCGGCCTGGCCACCACCGGGATCGCGGGGCCTGCCGGGGGATCAGAGGCCAAGCCGGTGGGCACGGTATGCATCGGCCTGTCGGATCAAGAGCGGACCATTGCCCGCCGGTTCCAGTTCAGCTATCCTTCCCGGGAGGCAAATAAGAAAATGTTCGCCATGGCCGCATTGGACCTACTCAGGCGGCGCTTGACGGCGGGACAGGAGAATGTGAATGCCTAAGGCAGTGGTGATTTTCGCGTCCAAGACCGGAGAGACAGCCGAGATCGGCAACCTGATCGCAGCCGGCCTCAGGGAAGCCGGATGTGAGGTCGACACCTTCCCGGCCGACTCCCTTCCCGGCGACGATCAGCTCCAGACCTACGCCGCGTATGTCCTCGGGTCCTCAGTTTACAATGAACAGATGCTCCCGGACATGGATGAGGTTTTGACCCGTCTGTCCCGGCTGCCTGTTCAGGGCAGAATCGGGGCCGCCTTCGGATCCTACGAATGGAATGAGGAAGTGCCGGGTCAGATCCATACCAGCATGGAACGGGACTGCGGCCTGCGCATGGCCGCCCCGGCCCTGGCCTTGAAACCCCCTATGCTGGGGCATATGGAGGAGCAGGCCAGGAAGCTGGGACGGACGGTGGGAAAGATGCTGCCCGCAGATCAATGATCCCGGTGGCAGCTCACTCCAGTTCAGGGGCACGAAGAATGAGCGTCCACTGCAGCCCTTTGTTGGGATTTTCTTTCTATCGGGTTCGAAATCGCTATCGGGATCGAAATCGAATCCATAAGCTAAGGGTTCCTCCTGCACCGAATGACCTATTCTTTCGATTACGCTAGCGATCCCGATTTCGATCCGGATTATCCCAACAAATACCACTCCACACTATTCATATCGGCGGAGCGATGGTCACCACCACCCGCATTTGGCTTGTGGCCCTGATCCCATGGGACTCGGCAATCTCAGCCACCAGAACGTCCCCAGTTTTGGCCGGGATTGAGGCCCCGTCGGCCCCCAAAAACTCGCCCTCGCCCTCCAGAACCAGGATGGAGAGCTGGCCTTCCACATCGTGGGAGTGCACCGGCAGCTC is part of the Desulfovermiculus halophilus DSM 18834 genome and encodes:
- a CDS encoding bifunctional GNAT family N-acetyltransferase/carbon-nitrogen hydrolase family protein, with protein sequence MNENQTFEQTEHRLNLRTLQVSDFQDMMEIMERVYRVMGEYWTQEEFSSHLIRFPEGQICIEDKGKVVAAALSLIIDFSKYGESHTYRQVIGEGHLKNHDPDGDYLYGIEVFVHPDYQGLRLGRRLYDARKEICENLNLKGILVGGRIPGYHAYSKEMTPQQYIQMVNNKEIHDPVLSFQLSNDFHIKKLIPNYLPEDRESFGFAVLLEWNNIYYEQRQPLMGGKKTYVRLGAVQWQMRLFEDFDDFTQQVEFFVDTVARYNADIVLFPELFNAPLISKFDQEHASEAMRSLADYTEPLRQELINMALAYNINIISGSVPEYRDNQLFNVCFLCRRDGTWDKQYKLHITPEERQSWGLRGGDTLTAFETDVGRIGILICYDIEFPELSRILVDQGINILLVPFWTDTKNAYLRVRRCAQARAIENECYVAISGSVGNIPRVENMDIQYSQAAIFTPSDFAFPHDAIAAEATPNTEMTLIADLDLDLLKDLRQTGSVRNMLNRRLDLYNLTWVRR
- a CDS encoding competence/damage-inducible protein A; protein product: MIHTEILATGDELRSGALVDTNSAWLSSRLEESGLAVRRHICVGDALSDLTAALAEMSSRAEVVLVTGGLGPTPDDLSAQAAAKLLDTELELCAEALEQVKAFFRSIGRDMPESNRRQAMLPRGAQMLPNPLGTAPGFSCVCTGCVLYFLPGVPQEMRRMYTQTVQPDLVRRFRNRLEPNSTRTLSAFGISESGAASALQDLGRKFPDLTLGFRVHFPEVQIKLTARGNSRDVHPLLDRAAAWVQARIGEYIFSATGQPIARVVEDLLRSRSSTLAVAESCTGGLISHWLTEIPGSSDIFALSAVTYANEAKTRILGVAEETLQRHGAVSEEVAREMARGVRLAGRAGLGLATTGIAGPAGGSEAKPVGTVCIGLSDQERTIARRFQFSYPSREANKKMFAMAALDLLRRRLTAGQENVNA
- a CDS encoding flavodoxin domain-containing protein, which produces MPKAVVIFASKTGETAEIGNLIAAGLREAGCEVDTFPADSLPGDDQLQTYAAYVLGSSVYNEQMLPDMDEVLTRLSRLPVQGRIGAAFGSYEWNEEVPGQIHTSMERDCGLRMAAPALALKPPMLGHMEEQARKLGRTVGKMLPADQ
- a CDS encoding cupin domain-containing protein — its product is MKTLNLYQESGFNDLAMKKFLVHDSPYFKILNFNFQPGQELPVHSHDVEGQLSILVLEGEGEFLGADGASIPAKTGDVLVAEIAESHGIRATSQMRVVVTIAPPI